In Acidobacteriota bacterium, the DNA window AGATCCCCGAACAGACGGCTACGATCAACGACGGAACGGGAACGATGTGGTCGTCCAAATACACGTACACCGAGTACGACGCGCTGCACCGCCGGACGGGGACTGTCTACAACACTGCTGGCGCTCCAGGGGTTGCAGCGACGGATAATGTCGCCTTCTTGTACGACTCAGACGGTCAGTCAAGCGCGCCGGGACTAATGCGGGTGACCATGGGAGCGGTTGAAGAGCGATACACCTACGACGACTTCGGTCGAGTCTCGTCGGTTACCGAGTCGATAACGCCATTCTCTGTGCCTAGGCCTTACACAACCAGCTACCAGTACAACGGCGGGAGCCAGCTCTCGAAGATGATCTACCCATCGGGGAAAGATGTCGACGTAAGCTACGACGATAAGGGCCGGTTTCGGGAGATGTACGGCATCGTAAGCGGCGTGACCTACAATCTGGCGGGACAAGTGTCCGGGTTGCAGATGACGCCGGGCGGCGCAGTGTCGCAGAGCTATGGTTACGATGCGCATCGATTGCAGTTGACCACGCAGACGGCGACGAAGGGAGCAACTTCGTTGATGAATCTGACTTACGGATATCAGGCATCTGCCGGCCAGATGGGAGCAGGCTCAACAGCGGGCAACGCGAGTCAATTGATGTCCATCAGCGGAACGATCAACTCAACCACCGAGAGCGCGGCTTACACCTATGACAATCTTGGAAGACTGGTGACGTCAAATCAGACCAGCAACGGAGCGAGCGCGCAGCGGAGATTCGCATACGACCGCTGGGGCAATCGCACGGGAGTGTGGGACGCGATTTCGGGAGGCAATCAGATTCAATCAATCACGCTTCAGCAAAGTGGCGGCGCTCCGACGAACCGCCTCGCAAGCATAACGAGCGGCTCGACTGTGAACTACACTTACGACGCTGCAGGGAATGTCACAAACGACGGCGTACACGGGTAGCCCCGCCATCCACGCTTACCTGTCGGTTCTCGCTGTCATACCCGCGAGCTATGCCTACGATCAGGATAATCGGAGATACAAGAAGACAGTTGGCTCGGCGGTGACGCATTACGTGTGGGAAGGCTCGCAGGTTGTAGCCGAGCACAACGGCAGCACTGGCGCGGTGTTGACGGATTACGTCTACTCGGGCAGCCGGATGATTGCGAAAGTAAGTAGCGGCAGCACCCAGTATTTCCTGAGCGATCGTTTGAGCACGCGGCTTGTGCTTGATTCGAATGGGAATGTGATCGGGCGTCAGGGGCACTTGCCGTTCGGCGAGGACTTCGGAGAGAACGGCACGCAAGAGAAGCATCATTTCGCGACGCACGAACGAGATGGCGAGACGGACAAGGACTATGCGTTGAACAGGCAGTATTCTCAGAGCGTCGGCAGGTTCGTACAACCCGATCCGCATGGGCCCAGTATGAAGAACCCCCTGGTGCTGGGAAGCTATGGGGATCCGCAGAGCCTCAACAAGTACAACTACGTAAGAAATGATCCGATCAATTCAATCGACCCGAAGGGTCTCGACATGTGTTTCGGGTATCACGTTTTTCTAATAACCAAGAGCGGCGCTGAAATACTTGACGTCACGTACCTGGGATTCATCCCGGTGTATTGCTGGAGCAGCGGCGGTGGCGGCGGATACAATAGCGGTGGGGGGAACCCGGCGCACGGGCCGCCACCGCAGGCGCCGAAATTAAAGAAGAGCAAGACTCCGGAGGAACTGGTTCTTCAATGGAAGCAAATAAGGGATGCGATCCTGTCAAACGGGGACTGTGCGCAGAAACTCGCGCCATATTTGCAAGACCTGAACCGAACAGTCGCACAGAAGAAAGGGGCTACCACTTGGTACATCAATGCTTACGATCCGACGGTCACTATGCCCAATGGGCAAACCGAGCAACAGTACTTTCAGAGCCACGATCCGGCGGGCGCAGTTACATTCACCCGTACTGACAACAGTTTAGCCAGAACATTTTTAGGGCCCGACTTCTTCTCTTCCAACGATGCACTGGGCCAGGCAGAGCTGTTCATGCACGAGTTGCTACACGTTGTCGTCGACTCCACAGAGGGATTAGAGGGAACAATGGGGACCAATGGAAAGAACGTAACTCAGTGGTTACATGATGGATGCAAGTAGTGCTTTGAAGAAGTGTCGCGGCAAGCAGATGAGGCTTTGTATGAGAGAGCGTCAAGTCTGGCTGGAGGTTCGTATGATGGTGCAGCGAGCGGCTTTTAATTGCGCGCCCACGCGGCCTTTTCCGATGGCCTGGGGAGAAAACCACATCCGGCGCGCGTCCGTGATCGGTCTTCTTTTGCTGATAGCGCTGCTTTCGGGAATGTCGAGCGCGATGTCAAGAAAGGACAGCGGCGATCAATCGCAACAAACGCTGGCGCTAACTCAACTGCCTTTCTGCGCGCTGGTGTTGCGGTCCTATAAGGTCAGTGATTCTTCCGATCATGTCTACGTACTGATGGCGCCAGCCCAAGTGACCGAAGAGAATCTCAGAGAGTTATTCCAGAGTCTCTCTGATGCATACTCGAAATCAACTCTACTGCAAGTGTCGGTTTACACGGACGTGCGACAACTCGACTTCCTTGCCACCGGTCTGGCTCAATCCGGGCCAGATGACCCTGTTCGCGCCAAGCCGAAATCGCCCTCGAGGGCGGCGGACTCGACCGATAAAGAACGAAACAAACCAGACGAATACCAATGGGCGTACTACGTGAGATGGAAGGACGGCGAGTTCTTCCGATTCAATCCCGACTTTCCGAAGAAGGGCACAAAGACAGTAACGCTGAGAGGAAAGCAATAAGCACCAGCGCGGCCCGCGTAAGCGGCGTTTGCGGACGCAATAGCGCCCTGGCAGAGGCGTATCTAAACAGAGGGGTATGAAAGATGGGGTCGTGCATTCGATCAATAGCATTGATCTGCGGAGAGGATCCTTTCTTAGTCGTTCTGAGTCAAAATCGGCCTGTGTTTGCTCAGGTGCGGAACCGCCTTACCTAGTCACAGATCAAGGTGTTTCCTTCCTGTCGCCACGAAGTTTGGTTTGCAGTGTCCTTTCTACTAGAACCAGCTTAGGCAAAGGAGGATCAGCTTTATGCATAAAGGGTTTCTGCTAGTTCTGATACTCTTGTTCGTGTCCTCTTGGGCGCCGATTGAATCGGCTTCCGGAACGCAGGTACATGGACTTTCAGCAGTACGAGGCTTGCCATTTTGCGCTTTCGTTTCTTTTTGACGTTGAGAATCCGACAAGCTTCTTTGTTGGAATACTCATGGATAAGGAAGATATGTCTGAGAGTAATCTCAAGTTACTCTTTCAGTCTATATCAAAAAAATACCCTCCTCAGTTGCTCTTCGAGAAACACGGTCGTCCTCTACCTCTTGAGGCGCGAGTATACACAGATCTCAGGATCCCGGGTGCACTCGCTAATAACGAAATGATTTCCGTCTCCGGCACACGGTCCACTTCATCGAGTGAAGAATCAAGAAATCCGACTCGTAGCAGAGCGTTTTATACGAGAACAGAAGCCGTGGAGCTATTCCGCTACAATCCAAACTATCCTGAACATGGAACAAAGACAGTCATTCTTAGAGGAAAGGAGTGAGGAAACCCTTCTGATCTGACTAGCGTGACTTACAGTGTTATGACAATCTTGGAAGACTGGTGACGTCAAATCAGACGAGTAGCGGAGCAAGTGCCGCGCGGCGTTTTGCTTACGACCGTTAGGGAAATCGCACGGGGATGTGGGACGCCGTATCAGGAGGCAATCAGTTACAGAACATCGTGATCGAAGGAGCCAACCACATCTGGAGTGTGAACAGCAGCACATCGGACCCGAACTACTACTATGATCCGGCAGGGAATCTGGTATGGGCCGAGGGACATAGCTACGCATACGACGCTGAGAATCGGCTTGTAAATGTGGATGGAGGAGCGACCGGGCAATACGCATATGACCCGTCGAATCGGCGCTACAAGAGGGTGACGGGCGGAGCTACGACGCATTACATCTGGCAAGGCTCGCAAGTGATCGCCGAACACAACGGCGCCACTGGAGCGGTGCTGGTCGACTACGTCTATTCCGGCGGCCGGATGATCGCGAAGGTAGCGAGCGGCACGACTCAATACTTCTTGAGCGACCGGTTGAGCACGAGGCTTGTGCTGGACGCTAGCGGCAACGTGATAGGGCGGCAGGCTCACTTGCCGTTTGGGGAGGACTTCGCAGAGAGCGGCACGCAGGAGAAGCATCACTTCACGAGCTATGAGCGCGATAGTGAGACCGTCTCGGACTATGCAGTGAATCGTCAATACTCGCAAACCACGGGGAGATTCAACCGAACAGATACGATACCGGCGAATGTCATGGATCCGCAGAGCTTCAACCGGTATGTCTATGCGCGTAACAATCCTATAAATATGATTGACCCGCTGGGGCTCCAGATTTGCGACATTACAAGGTCGAAATACTATTACGAAGACGATGAAGGGCTCTTGGTTATGGGAGTGATCGAGACATTGCACTGCGACGTTCTAGGCGATTCAGGTGGAAGCGATGCGGGCTCTCCACCTGTTGAAAATGGGCCGGGCGGTGGCGATGACCCAACTACGGCAGAATGGCATGCCCGGAGGATCAAAGAAGCTCTCGATTCGGCACTTACCAAACTTATCGATAGCATACCGTGTCAGGCTCTCCCTGGCACAGCCAAATGGGCGGCCATGCCCACGTTAACCCGACTCCAAAATGAAGGACGAATCACCGAGGGTGATGCGCATGGAGACATAGCCGAATACTTTTGTGGTCTCAAATGTATCCTCGGTCGTAACCCTGGGACAATTACGCTAGACACCGTACACTTCTTCGGAACCGCGATCGAAAACGAAGCGGCGCTTCACAATGTAACTATAGCGGAGGCTCAGGTAGAAACAATTCTTCACGAACTCGCTCGCGCAACGGGCGCCATGTCCGGCAACGAAGACGACTTCGATGAAAGGATATACAACACCTGCATTAAGCCATCTAGTCAATAAACGGAGGCAAACGTGTTGAAGGTCGGGCTAACTATATCCGCATTGTTTTGCGTGCTAAGTTGTCACGCCATAAGCGTGCATGAGAAGCGCGTGCCCTGGGAGGGTATGCCTCTCGTGCAAAGTTCAAATTTCATCGGTGCGGACACGGCCTGGTTGGTAATCGCGAACGGAGATCTCTTACAAACCACCGATGCCGGAAGAACTTGGAACACGAGACGCGATAGATCTATGGGAAGACTCAAGCGAGTGTCTTTCGTAGATCAGAATAGAGGATGGGCAGTCAATGAACCGGGCGAAGTCTGGACCAGTAGAGACCGCGGGCTTAGTTGGGAGCGAGTTTCTAGACTTGAATACGGAGAACGATGCGATGCCCTGACGTTCATCGATGAAACTCACGGCTGGGCTGTTGAACCTTTCTCCTTATGGAGCACTGAAGACGGCGGTGCGAGCTGGAGACGTTTCTTCCCTCTCGCAAATCCCAATAGTATTACAGAGCCGTTTCATAGACTCCAGTTCCTAAACCCTAAGATGGGATGGCTAGGCGGAGAAGGCGGCGCAATTTACCATACCAGCGACGGTGGGAGGACCTGGAATGCGCGAAGGGCGACCTCAAAGAGTGCAGATATTAGCGCGCTTTTCTTCCTCGATGAGCGAAGAGGGTGGCTTTCCCTCAGGCCCAATTGTACCTTACTTCGGACGGATGATGGGGGCGAAACCTGGTCAGAGCTTCCAGCTCCTTCTCAAGATTTGGAAATGCGCTCCATTCACTTTAAGAACAGGAATGATGGCTGGGGGGCAGGTTTCAGCAGAGAGGTAGATGCAACCAGGCTCGACAAGTCACTTGGCGTGTTGCTTCGAACTAATGACGGTGGACAAACTTGGTATGTCATCAATCCTGACCAGAAGGAGTTGTTTTACGACAAAGTGTACTTCACGGATGAACAACACGGGTGGTTGGTTGGGCAAAAAAGCGTTTGCTACACTAACGACGGTGGGGATATCTGGAACGTCGTTCTGAAGCTCTGAAGGATTTTGAAACCGAGCAAGGGTCCCTCATCGGTCGAGGGTCAGGCTTGGAAGTTGCGATTCGTCAACAGCTCGCTAGCGCACCGAGACACCGCCCTCTGTGCCAATGATAGTGAGACACGAACCGCTCTTTAGTTTTAGTGTATGGGGGCGGAGAAAGAATGTCTCATGTCAAAGCCCGGTTTTCAGCACATCAATGCCGCAGCCGGGAGCGGTTGAAAGAGCGAAGACGAGCGAAGCGAGCTGAGCTTCCCCGCTATCTGCTGGAAAGCCACACGGCGTCAGTTTGTGAAGCGAGATTCTGCTTGATTCTTTCGTAGCATCGCGCGAACTCACGACGCTCGTTTGAATCAAGCGCTCGCGTGCCTTCCGCTACCAGGTCCGACGTGATCACCCCATCAAGCTTCAACGCGTGCTTCAAACAAGCGATGCTCTTCTTGACCTCATTTCCTCCCTGCGAGAACCGGCACGCCGCGCTGAACTGCTCGAATGCCGATTTGTAAATAGACATCAATTGCTCATCGCCCGCGTAGCAGGCGCGCCAGGCTCGTTGCCACTCGCGCGGCATCGCATTGGCAGGACCTGACACGACTCCTATCGGCAGCTCGTTGTGAAGCAGGTACCGGTTCCAATACTCGCGCGCCCGGCCCAGCAATCCGTCTTCGACGTTGAATAGCTGAAACATCAGCATTGCGTTGCCGACATAAATCCCAAACTCGCCTTTGTCCTTGAAGTGCCCGGCGCCTTTGGTGTAGTTGCCAAGCACGCGCCGCGGCGCTGACACTTTCAAACCGAAGATGAACGGCAGCCGGCTGAGCCGCTTTACGTCGCGCGTGCGAATGTGCGGGATGCGCGGGTCGGCTGCGATGTCCGCATTGTCGTAGAGAAAGACCGGCAACCAGCGGCCCCGGTGGTCGAACAGATCACTCACGTCCTGCTGAAAGAACGAGACGACGTCGCCGAGATCTTTGATCGAGAGCGGCGCAATCACCGCGGCATCGGCTCCCGCCTCGAGCGCGCATTCGAGATTCGAAAGCGTCTCGCTTCGAGTCGCGGCCGTCACCCCGACCCACGCTTCCAGAGGTTGAAGCCCGCGCTTTGATATATCGCAATTGATGCGAGCGGCCTCGTCGGTCTCGATCCAAATGAGGCGTTGGCGTTCGATGTTTGAGATTCGATTCCACTCGCCGGTGGTGCCTACGCCGAACAGAATGTCAGAGCCGTGACCTTGCTGGGCGAGATAGCGAAACACGTTGCGTTGTTCTTCTTCAATCACGCAGCCGCCCGCGTCGAGAACGGTTATTGCCGGAATGCTGAGCCCGCAGCGGGGTTTGTAACTAAAACGATACGACCGGGAGGATATCCCCTCTTCGGCCGCCAGAGGTTCGGAGTATAGAGGACCAGATTCAATCATCCCTAAACTTGGAAGGCTGTCAGATTCGATCCAGCTCCGCCACTGTTCTTTCGTTCACCACATCGCCGGTGTTCAACGTGGACTTCGGCTCGAGCAACAACACGTGAACTTCTTCTTCCGCGATTGGAAGATGTTCGACGCCGCGCGGGACGATGACAAACTCGCCTTCTTCGACTCGAATCTCGCGGTCTCGAAACTTCATCAACAAGCTGCCTTTCACGACAAGAAACAGCTCGTCTTCGGCTTCGTGATGATGCCACACGAACTCGCCTTTGAGTTTGACTAGTTTCACAAAAGAATCGTTCAACTCGCCAACAATCTTCGGGCTCCAGTATTCCTGAAACGAGCCGAGCTTTTCGGTCAGGCTCACCTTCTCGATGGCTCTTCTATTTTGCATAGCGAATCAGAGCGTAGGCAGGCGCGATAGAAGTGTCAAGCAGAGAGACCTCACGTTGAAGCGAGGATGACTGTTGTGTATATTGAAACTTAATTCGCCTTTCTCGTGTCGGACGATTGAAGTCAATTGGGCAATCTCGTTTCTCCTGCTTGCGGGACCCGGCGCTTCGGTAGCACAGCCAGATCCGCAACAAGCTTCGCTGATCTTTGTCGCTGGATCTTCACCACACTCTTTATCGAGGAGCAACCGATGGAACAACCTGCCAGAATTAACAAGGATTTGATTCAAGCTCTGGAAACGATGGGCGACAAGCTGCGGATTCACTCCATCGTGGCGACTTCTGAAGCCGGTTCGGGACATCCGACAAGTTGTATGTCGGCGGCTGATCTTACGGCGGCGGTGTTCTTTTACGCGATGCGATACGAAGTCGCTAATCCGAAGAACCCGGTCAACGATCGCT includes these proteins:
- a CDS encoding RHS repeat-associated core domain-containing protein, whose product is MSQTTAYTGSPAIHAYLSVLAVIPASYAYDQDNRRYKKTVGSAVTHYVWEGSQVVAEHNGSTGAVLTDYVYSGSRMIAKVSSGSTQYFLSDRLSTRLVLDSNGNVIGRQGHLPFGEDFGENGTQEKHHFATHERDGETDKDYALNRQYSQSVGRFVQPDPHGPSMKNPLVLGSYGDPQSLNKYNYVRNDPINSIDPKGLDMCFGYHVFLITKSGAEILDVTYLGFIPVYCWSSGGGGGYNSGGGNPAHGPPPQAPKLKKSKTPEELVLQWKQIRDAILSNGDCAQKLAPYLQDLNRTVAQKKGATTWYINAYDPTVTMPNGQTEQQYFQSHDPAGAVTFTRTDNSLARTFLGPDFFSSNDALGQAELFMHELLHVVVDSTEGLEGTMGTNGKNVTQWLHDGCK
- a CDS encoding RHS repeat-associated core domain-containing protein; translated protein: MWDAVSGGNQLQNIVIEGANHIWSVNSSTSDPNYYYDPAGNLVWAEGHSYAYDAENRLVNVDGGATGQYAYDPSNRRYKRVTGGATTHYIWQGSQVIAEHNGATGAVLVDYVYSGGRMIAKVASGTTQYFLSDRLSTRLVLDASGNVIGRQAHLPFGEDFAESGTQEKHHFTSYERDSETVSDYAVNRQYSQTTGRFNRTDTIPANVMDPQSFNRYVYARNNPINMIDPLGLQICDITRSKYYYEDDEGLLVMGVIETLHCDVLGDSGGSDAGSPPVENGPGGGDDPTTAEWHARRIKEALDSALTKLIDSIPCQALPGTAKWAAMPTLTRLQNEGRITEGDAHGDIAEYFCGLKCILGRNPGTITLDTVHFFGTAIENEAALHNVTIAEAQVETILHELARATGAMSGNEDDFDERIYNTCIKPSSQ
- a CDS encoding dihydrodipicolinate synthase family protein — its product is MIESGPLYSEPLAAEEGISSRSYRFSYKPRCGLSIPAITVLDAGGCVIEEEQRNVFRYLAQQGHGSDILFGVGTTGEWNRISNIERQRLIWIETDEAARINCDISKRGLQPLEAWVGVTAATRSETLSNLECALEAGADAAVIAPLSIKDLGDVVSFFQQDVSDLFDHRGRWLPVFLYDNADIAADPRIPHIRTRDVKRLSRLPFIFGLKVSAPRRVLGNYTKGAGHFKDKGEFGIYVGNAMLMFQLFNVEDGLLGRAREYWNRYLLHNELPIGVVSGPANAMPREWQRAWRACYAGDEQLMSIYKSAFEQFSAACRFSQGGNEVKKSIACLKHALKLDGVITSDLVAEGTRALDSNERREFARCYERIKQNLASQTDAVWLSSR
- a CDS encoding cupin domain-containing protein, with the protein product MEKVSLTEKLGSFQEYWSPKIVGELNDSFVKLVKLKGEFVWHHHEAEDELFLVVKGSLLMKFRDREIRVEEGEFVIVPRGVEHLPIAEEEVHVLLLEPKSTLNTGDVVNERTVAELDRI